A single region of the Salvia miltiorrhiza cultivar Shanhuang (shh) chromosome 8, IMPLAD_Smil_shh, whole genome shotgun sequence genome encodes:
- the LOC130999769 gene encoding putative disease resistance protein RGA3 isoform X1 → MKGCKILSLHHSSNSTALLSLSLNFSLSLSKLSAQTMEGEAAAAVLQTLVQNLIDLCKKEISQIRDLDKNTAKLAGNLDMIKNFLKDAETRNITNDAVKSWLKRLEDVAFDADNVLDEINYNILSKQIKPTEPEEEEVPSCFSRLSCFSCCKNLSRSRNMALTIKEINENLESINKEAANLGLVEKLANEPTLVIASSETDSFSDDPVFIGRDGVKLEIVEMLTNSITNDERKVSIISIVGMGGLGKTTLTRKVFNHLKDETRFGSHIWVHVSPNFDAITLLKKILKELTDQVEGESKQDILSKLQQALKDKTYLLVFDDVWNEDLSIWEDFMKSLLGVSCVKGNAIVVTTRSTKVASIVNPLHTHELEGLSKEDCWSIIKVKTFGEGNVPSEFEAIGRKIARRCQGLPLAANVVGGILSNQSEEEWRSIEEKWLSADEGGDNISKILRLSFDNLSLPSLKKCFAYCAMFPKGSKISKRKLIEMWMAEGFLQADERDDMESVGEKFINVLLRNSLLQVSKRAHDGNVKKCGMHDLVHDLACSVSSSSNSTRGISRDRYNCGISKEMAKNLRTLLFEGYISNINFSDLESLHVLRLECYRVEELPSSIKKLIHLRDFDISKTRIEVFPDWIGEFFHLQTLRIRSPALPERRRELPSTIKYLINLRHLYINEWVELPMGIGRLTSLQTLKYFPVSDEDGSAKLKSSEV, encoded by the coding sequence ATGAAAGGCTGTAAAATCTTGAGCTTGCATCACTCATCCAATTCTACTGCTTTGCTATCTCTctcactcaatttctctctttctctctccaagTTATCAGCACAAACAATGGAAGGAGAAGCTGCTGCCGCCGTCCTTCAAACTCTAGTTCAAAACCTCATCGACCTTTGCAAGAAAGAGATCTCTCAGATCCGAGATCTCGACAAAAATACAGCAAAGCTAGCTGGGAATCTCGACATGATCAAAAATTTCTTGAAGGATGCCGAGACGCGTAACATCACCAACGATGCTGTCAAGAGCTGGCTGAAGAGGCTTGAAGACGTGGCGTTCGACGCTGACAATGTTTTGGATGAAATCAACTATAATATTCTCTCCAAACAAATCAAGCCCACTGAGCCCGAGGAGGAAGAGGTACCATCATGCTTCTCACGCCTCTCATGCTTCTCATGCTGCAAGAATCTTTCACGTTCTCGAAATATGGCTCTTACAATCAAAGAAATCAATGAGAATTTGGAATCCATTAACAAAGAGGCCGCCAACCTTGGCCTCGTAGAGAAGCTTGCCAATGAGCCCACTTTGGTTATTGCTTCTTCGGAAACTGATTCATTCAGTGATGATCCAGTTTTTATTGGAAGAGATGGTGTTAAGTTGGAAATAGTTGAGATGCTTACCAATAGCATCACAAATGATGAACGCAAAGTTTCCATTATTTCCATTGTCGGGATGGGGGGACTGGGGAAGACGACATTGACTAGGAAAGTCTTCAATCATCTTAAGGATGAGACTCGGTTTGGATCACATATTTGGGTGCATGTTTCCCCAAATTTTGATGCAATAACTCTTTTGAAGAAAATTCTCAAAGAGTTGACCGATCAAGTTGAAGGTGAGAGTAAGCAAGATATTCTTTCAAAGCTTCAACAAGCTTTGAAAGATAAAACTTATCTTCTTGTATTTGATGATGTATGGAATGAAGATCTTTCTATATGGGAAGATTTTATGAAATCCTTGTTGGGAGTTAGTTGTGTCAAGGGAAATGCCATTGTTGTTACAACCAGAAGTACGAAGGTTGCTTCAATTGTGAATCCACTCCATACACATGAGTTGGAAGGTTTATCAAAGGAGGATTGTTGGTCGATAATCAAAGTTAAAACCTTTGGAGAAGGAAACGTTCCATCAGAATTTGAGGCCATTGGGAGAAAGATAGCAAGAAGGTGTCAAGGTTTGCCATTGGCTGCCAATGTAGTTGGGGGAATACTGAGCAATCAATCCGAGGAAGAATGGCGTTCAATCGAGGAGAAATGGCTTTCAGCCGATGAAGGAGGAGATAATATCTCAAAAATATTGAGATTGAGCTTTGATAATTTGTCTTTGCCATCACTTAAGAAGTGCTTTGCCTACTGTGCGATGTTTCCTAAAGGCTCCAAGATAAGCAAACGGAAACTGATTGAGATGTGGATGGCAGAAGGTTTTCTTCAAGCTGATGAAAGGGATGACATGGAGTCCGTGGGCGAAAAATTTATCAACGTACTTCTGCGTAACTCTTTATTGCAAGTTTCAAAGAGAGCTCATGACGGAAATGTAAAAAAGTGTGGCATGCATGATCTTGTGCACGATCTCGCTTGTTCTGTTTCAAGTTCCTCTAACAGTACACGTGGTATCAGCCGAGATCGATACAACTGTGGCATCTCAAAagaaatggcaaaaaatttgcGTACATTATTATTCGAAGGTTATATTTCTAATATCAACTTCTCAGACTTGGAAAGTTTGCATGTTTTACGTCTTGAATGTTATCGAGTTGAAGAGCTGCCAAGTTCGATTAAAAAGTTGATACATTTGAGAGATTTTGACATTTCAAAGACAAGAATTGAAGTTTTTCCGGATTGGATTGGTGAATTCTTTCACTTGCAGACGTTGAGGATACGCTCACCAGCTCTTCCGGAAAGAAGGAGAGAACTGCCAAGTACGATTAAGTACTTGATTAACTTGAGGCATCTTTATATTAATGAGTGGGTAGAGTTGCCTATGGGAATTGGTAGATTAACTTCTCTCCAAACGCTAAAGTACTTTCCAGTGAGCGATGAGGATGGCTCTGCAAAATTGAAGAGCTCGGAAGTTTGA
- the LOC130999769 gene encoding putative disease resistance protein RGA3 isoform X2, which translates to MSLSLRKQQLLPPSLIKLSAQTMEGEAAAAVLQTLVQNLIDLCKKEISQIRDLDKNTAKLAGNLDMIKNFLKDAETRNITNDAVKSWLKRLEDVAFDADNVLDEINYNILSKQIKPTEPEEEEVPSCFSRLSCFSCCKNLSRSRNMALTIKEINENLESINKEAANLGLVEKLANEPTLVIASSETDSFSDDPVFIGRDGVKLEIVEMLTNSITNDERKVSIISIVGMGGLGKTTLTRKVFNHLKDETRFGSHIWVHVSPNFDAITLLKKILKELTDQVEGESKQDILSKLQQALKDKTYLLVFDDVWNEDLSIWEDFMKSLLGVSCVKGNAIVVTTRSTKVASIVNPLHTHELEGLSKEDCWSIIKVKTFGEGNVPSEFEAIGRKIARRCQGLPLAANVVGGILSNQSEEEWRSIEEKWLSADEGGDNISKILRLSFDNLSLPSLKKCFAYCAMFPKGSKISKRKLIEMWMAEGFLQADERDDMESVGEKFINVLLRNSLLQVSKRAHDGNVKKCGMHDLVHDLACSVSSSSNSTRGISRDRYNCGISKEMAKNLRTLLFEGYISNINFSDLESLHVLRLECYRVEELPSSIKKLIHLRDFDISKTRIEVFPDWIGEFFHLQTLRIRSPALPERRRELPSTIKYLINLRHLYINEWVELPMGIGRLTSLQTLKYFPVSDEDGSAKLKSSEV; encoded by the coding sequence TTATCAGCACAAACAATGGAAGGAGAAGCTGCTGCCGCCGTCCTTCAAACTCTAGTTCAAAACCTCATCGACCTTTGCAAGAAAGAGATCTCTCAGATCCGAGATCTCGACAAAAATACAGCAAAGCTAGCTGGGAATCTCGACATGATCAAAAATTTCTTGAAGGATGCCGAGACGCGTAACATCACCAACGATGCTGTCAAGAGCTGGCTGAAGAGGCTTGAAGACGTGGCGTTCGACGCTGACAATGTTTTGGATGAAATCAACTATAATATTCTCTCCAAACAAATCAAGCCCACTGAGCCCGAGGAGGAAGAGGTACCATCATGCTTCTCACGCCTCTCATGCTTCTCATGCTGCAAGAATCTTTCACGTTCTCGAAATATGGCTCTTACAATCAAAGAAATCAATGAGAATTTGGAATCCATTAACAAAGAGGCCGCCAACCTTGGCCTCGTAGAGAAGCTTGCCAATGAGCCCACTTTGGTTATTGCTTCTTCGGAAACTGATTCATTCAGTGATGATCCAGTTTTTATTGGAAGAGATGGTGTTAAGTTGGAAATAGTTGAGATGCTTACCAATAGCATCACAAATGATGAACGCAAAGTTTCCATTATTTCCATTGTCGGGATGGGGGGACTGGGGAAGACGACATTGACTAGGAAAGTCTTCAATCATCTTAAGGATGAGACTCGGTTTGGATCACATATTTGGGTGCATGTTTCCCCAAATTTTGATGCAATAACTCTTTTGAAGAAAATTCTCAAAGAGTTGACCGATCAAGTTGAAGGTGAGAGTAAGCAAGATATTCTTTCAAAGCTTCAACAAGCTTTGAAAGATAAAACTTATCTTCTTGTATTTGATGATGTATGGAATGAAGATCTTTCTATATGGGAAGATTTTATGAAATCCTTGTTGGGAGTTAGTTGTGTCAAGGGAAATGCCATTGTTGTTACAACCAGAAGTACGAAGGTTGCTTCAATTGTGAATCCACTCCATACACATGAGTTGGAAGGTTTATCAAAGGAGGATTGTTGGTCGATAATCAAAGTTAAAACCTTTGGAGAAGGAAACGTTCCATCAGAATTTGAGGCCATTGGGAGAAAGATAGCAAGAAGGTGTCAAGGTTTGCCATTGGCTGCCAATGTAGTTGGGGGAATACTGAGCAATCAATCCGAGGAAGAATGGCGTTCAATCGAGGAGAAATGGCTTTCAGCCGATGAAGGAGGAGATAATATCTCAAAAATATTGAGATTGAGCTTTGATAATTTGTCTTTGCCATCACTTAAGAAGTGCTTTGCCTACTGTGCGATGTTTCCTAAAGGCTCCAAGATAAGCAAACGGAAACTGATTGAGATGTGGATGGCAGAAGGTTTTCTTCAAGCTGATGAAAGGGATGACATGGAGTCCGTGGGCGAAAAATTTATCAACGTACTTCTGCGTAACTCTTTATTGCAAGTTTCAAAGAGAGCTCATGACGGAAATGTAAAAAAGTGTGGCATGCATGATCTTGTGCACGATCTCGCTTGTTCTGTTTCAAGTTCCTCTAACAGTACACGTGGTATCAGCCGAGATCGATACAACTGTGGCATCTCAAAagaaatggcaaaaaatttgcGTACATTATTATTCGAAGGTTATATTTCTAATATCAACTTCTCAGACTTGGAAAGTTTGCATGTTTTACGTCTTGAATGTTATCGAGTTGAAGAGCTGCCAAGTTCGATTAAAAAGTTGATACATTTGAGAGATTTTGACATTTCAAAGACAAGAATTGAAGTTTTTCCGGATTGGATTGGTGAATTCTTTCACTTGCAGACGTTGAGGATACGCTCACCAGCTCTTCCGGAAAGAAGGAGAGAACTGCCAAGTACGATTAAGTACTTGATTAACTTGAGGCATCTTTATATTAATGAGTGGGTAGAGTTGCCTATGGGAATTGGTAGATTAACTTCTCTCCAAACGCTAAAGTACTTTCCAGTGAGCGATGAGGATGGCTCTGCAAAATTGAAGAGCTCGGAAGTTTGA
- the LOC130999769 gene encoding putative disease resistance protein RGA3 isoform X3: MEGEAAAAVLQTLVQNLIDLCKKEISQIRDLDKNTAKLAGNLDMIKNFLKDAETRNITNDAVKSWLKRLEDVAFDADNVLDEINYNILSKQIKPTEPEEEEVPSCFSRLSCFSCCKNLSRSRNMALTIKEINENLESINKEAANLGLVEKLANEPTLVIASSETDSFSDDPVFIGRDGVKLEIVEMLTNSITNDERKVSIISIVGMGGLGKTTLTRKVFNHLKDETRFGSHIWVHVSPNFDAITLLKKILKELTDQVEGESKQDILSKLQQALKDKTYLLVFDDVWNEDLSIWEDFMKSLLGVSCVKGNAIVVTTRSTKVASIVNPLHTHELEGLSKEDCWSIIKVKTFGEGNVPSEFEAIGRKIARRCQGLPLAANVVGGILSNQSEEEWRSIEEKWLSADEGGDNISKILRLSFDNLSLPSLKKCFAYCAMFPKGSKISKRKLIEMWMAEGFLQADERDDMESVGEKFINVLLRNSLLQVSKRAHDGNVKKCGMHDLVHDLACSVSSSSNSTRGISRDRYNCGISKEMAKNLRTLLFEGYISNINFSDLESLHVLRLECYRVEELPSSIKKLIHLRDFDISKTRIEVFPDWIGEFFHLQTLRIRSPALPERRRELPSTIKYLINLRHLYINEWVELPMGIGRLTSLQTLKYFPVSDEDGSAKLKSSEV, encoded by the coding sequence ATGGAAGGAGAAGCTGCTGCCGCCGTCCTTCAAACTCTAGTTCAAAACCTCATCGACCTTTGCAAGAAAGAGATCTCTCAGATCCGAGATCTCGACAAAAATACAGCAAAGCTAGCTGGGAATCTCGACATGATCAAAAATTTCTTGAAGGATGCCGAGACGCGTAACATCACCAACGATGCTGTCAAGAGCTGGCTGAAGAGGCTTGAAGACGTGGCGTTCGACGCTGACAATGTTTTGGATGAAATCAACTATAATATTCTCTCCAAACAAATCAAGCCCACTGAGCCCGAGGAGGAAGAGGTACCATCATGCTTCTCACGCCTCTCATGCTTCTCATGCTGCAAGAATCTTTCACGTTCTCGAAATATGGCTCTTACAATCAAAGAAATCAATGAGAATTTGGAATCCATTAACAAAGAGGCCGCCAACCTTGGCCTCGTAGAGAAGCTTGCCAATGAGCCCACTTTGGTTATTGCTTCTTCGGAAACTGATTCATTCAGTGATGATCCAGTTTTTATTGGAAGAGATGGTGTTAAGTTGGAAATAGTTGAGATGCTTACCAATAGCATCACAAATGATGAACGCAAAGTTTCCATTATTTCCATTGTCGGGATGGGGGGACTGGGGAAGACGACATTGACTAGGAAAGTCTTCAATCATCTTAAGGATGAGACTCGGTTTGGATCACATATTTGGGTGCATGTTTCCCCAAATTTTGATGCAATAACTCTTTTGAAGAAAATTCTCAAAGAGTTGACCGATCAAGTTGAAGGTGAGAGTAAGCAAGATATTCTTTCAAAGCTTCAACAAGCTTTGAAAGATAAAACTTATCTTCTTGTATTTGATGATGTATGGAATGAAGATCTTTCTATATGGGAAGATTTTATGAAATCCTTGTTGGGAGTTAGTTGTGTCAAGGGAAATGCCATTGTTGTTACAACCAGAAGTACGAAGGTTGCTTCAATTGTGAATCCACTCCATACACATGAGTTGGAAGGTTTATCAAAGGAGGATTGTTGGTCGATAATCAAAGTTAAAACCTTTGGAGAAGGAAACGTTCCATCAGAATTTGAGGCCATTGGGAGAAAGATAGCAAGAAGGTGTCAAGGTTTGCCATTGGCTGCCAATGTAGTTGGGGGAATACTGAGCAATCAATCCGAGGAAGAATGGCGTTCAATCGAGGAGAAATGGCTTTCAGCCGATGAAGGAGGAGATAATATCTCAAAAATATTGAGATTGAGCTTTGATAATTTGTCTTTGCCATCACTTAAGAAGTGCTTTGCCTACTGTGCGATGTTTCCTAAAGGCTCCAAGATAAGCAAACGGAAACTGATTGAGATGTGGATGGCAGAAGGTTTTCTTCAAGCTGATGAAAGGGATGACATGGAGTCCGTGGGCGAAAAATTTATCAACGTACTTCTGCGTAACTCTTTATTGCAAGTTTCAAAGAGAGCTCATGACGGAAATGTAAAAAAGTGTGGCATGCATGATCTTGTGCACGATCTCGCTTGTTCTGTTTCAAGTTCCTCTAACAGTACACGTGGTATCAGCCGAGATCGATACAACTGTGGCATCTCAAAagaaatggcaaaaaatttgcGTACATTATTATTCGAAGGTTATATTTCTAATATCAACTTCTCAGACTTGGAAAGTTTGCATGTTTTACGTCTTGAATGTTATCGAGTTGAAGAGCTGCCAAGTTCGATTAAAAAGTTGATACATTTGAGAGATTTTGACATTTCAAAGACAAGAATTGAAGTTTTTCCGGATTGGATTGGTGAATTCTTTCACTTGCAGACGTTGAGGATACGCTCACCAGCTCTTCCGGAAAGAAGGAGAGAACTGCCAAGTACGATTAAGTACTTGATTAACTTGAGGCATCTTTATATTAATGAGTGGGTAGAGTTGCCTATGGGAATTGGTAGATTAACTTCTCTCCAAACGCTAAAGTACTTTCCAGTGAGCGATGAGGATGGCTCTGCAAAATTGAAGAGCTCGGAAGTTTGA
- the LOC130999768 gene encoding putative disease resistance protein RGA4, with protein MEGGAAAAVEVLVQNLIDLSKKEISQIRGLDKDAAKLAGSLDVIKNFLKDAETRDITSDAVKSWLKKLENEAFAADNVLDELNYHILSKKIKPAEPMKAKVLSCFSSSFNSIARRRKMAVRIQEINKNLESIKKEATELGLLAKLENEPTLVNTSIFETDSFTLDPIFIGREDDTSKIVEMLINGITTDERAVSILPIVGMGGLGKTTLTRKVFNRLKYESRFGSHLWVHVSPNFDAITLFKKILNNLTSCQVEIASREDILAKLKEALKDKTYLLVLDDVWNQDGLKWEDFMNSFLGVSCVKGNAIVVTTRNMEVASIVNTLHIHELKGLSEEECWSIIRAKAFGKKDVPSEFEAIGRKIARRCQGLPLAANIVGGVLRNKSEEKWRSVEEKWLSANEGGDNITNILRLSFDNLSLPSLKKCFAYCAMFPKGSKIMKRELIEMRMAEGFLQADERDEMESVGEKFINVLLHNSLLQVSKRDDDGNVKKCRMHDLVHDLACSVSSSSNSTGGSSRVRYMTLEEDESSRMPKEMAKSLRTLLITSKGDISDINFSDLESLHVLHLHSKVIKLPSSVRKLIHLRDFDISKTRIRYLPDWIGEFFHLQTLRVDTGCLEKLPSTIKYLINLRHLYIDSDAELPMGIGRLTCLQTLTHFPVGDKNGCKIEELGSLINLKGELEIRNLERVHDKEEAGKANLFEKSKILKLCLTWNYRGRREGERNDEDVLEGLQPHSHLRELKIRGFNGSRFPLWTQTMSVRDAPQGSWVVLNKLMSLELWDCDECEEIPMLGHLPNLKSLELYRLENVKCINSSFYGMVNKGIRIVFPALERFYLFSMPKLAEWAEIEISDGSEVKLFPRLQHLEIYRCEQLMSVPSHVSSCLEELRIWGIGVECLPADWLLSNSETLLELEIRECPNLREISDRWGEEESEGRSFTITSLPIFPRLTHLYIGDVPKLSLETVDAMRRLQIHGIKYIGP; from the coding sequence ATGGAaggaggagctgctgctgccgtTGAAGTTCTAGTTCAAAACCTCATCGACCTTTCCAAGAAAGAGATCTCTCAAATCCGAGGTCTCGACAAAGATGCAGCAAAGCTAGCTGGGAGTCTCGACGTGATCAAAAATTTCTTGAAGGATGCCGAGACGCGTGACATCACCAGTGATGCTGTCAAGAGCTGGCTGAAGAAGCTTGAAAACGAGGCGTTCGCTGCTGACAATGTTTTGGATGAACTCAACTATCATATTCTCTCCAAAAAAATCAAGCCCGCCGAACCCATGAAGGCGAAGGTACTATCATGCTTCTCATCATCCTTCAATTCTATTGCGCGTCGGAGAAAAATGGCTGTTAGAATCCAAGAAATCAATAAGAATTTGGAGTCTATTAAGAAAGAGGCCACTGAGCTTGGCCTCCTAGCGAAGCTTGAAAATGAGCCCACCTTGGTTAATACTTCTATTTTTGAAACTGATTCATTCACTCTCGATCCAATTTTTATTGGAAGAGAAGATGATACGTCGAAAATAGTTGAGATGCTTATAAATGGCATCACAACTGATGAACGTGCAGTTTCCATCCTTCCAATTGTGGGGATGGGGGGATTGGGGAAGACGACATTGACTAGGAAAGTCTTCAATCGTCTTAAGTATGAGAGTCGGTTTGGATCGCATTTGTGGGTGCATGTTTCCCCAAATTTTGATGCAATAACTCTTTTCAAGAAAATTCTCAATAACTTGACATCTTGTCAAGTTGAAATTGCGAGCAGGGAAGATATTCTTGCAAAGCTTAAAGAAGCTTTGAAAGATAAAACTTATCTTCTTGTGCTTGATGATGTATGGAACCAAGATGGTTTGAAATGGGAAGATTTTATGAATTCTTTTTTGGGAGTTAGTTGTGTCAAGGGAAATGCCATCGTTGTTACTACCAGAAATATGGAGGTGGCTTCAATTGTGAATACACTTCATATACATGAGTTGAAAGGCTTATCGGAAGAAGAGTGTTGGTCGATAATCAGAGCAAAAGCCTTCGGAAAAAAAGATGTTCCTTCAGAATTTGAGGCCATTGGGAGAAAGATAGCAAGAAGGTGTCAAGGTTTGCCATTAGCTGCCAACATAGTTGGGGGAGTGCTACGCAATAAATCCGAGGAGAAATGGCGTTCAGTCGAGGAGAAATGGCTTTCAGCCAATGAAGGAGGAGATAATATCACAAATATATTGAGACTGAGCTTTGATAATTTGTCTTTGCCATCACTTAAGAAGTGCTTCGCATACTGTGCGATGTTTCCTAAAGGCTCCAAAATCATGAAAAGGGAACTGATTGAGATGCGGATGGCAGAAGGTTTTCTTCAAGCTGATGAAAGGGATGAGATGGAGTCCGTGGGTGAAAAATTTATCAACGTTCTTCTCCACAACTCTTTACTGCAAGTTTCAAAGAGAGATGATGACGGAAATGTTAAAAAGTGTCGTATGCATGATCTTGTGCACGATCTCGCTTGTTCTGTTTCAAGCTCCTCTAACAGTACAGGTGGTAGCAGCCGAGTTCGATACATGACTCTCGAAGAAGATGAATCAAGTCGTATGCCAAAAGAAATGGCAAAGTCCTTGCGTACATTACTAATAACATCCAAAGGTGATATTTCTGATATCAACTTCTCAGACTTGGAAAGTTTGCATGTTTTACATCTTCACTCTAAAGTTATAAAGTTGCCAAGTTCGGTTCGGAAGTTGATACATTTGAGAGATTTTGACATTTCAAAGACAAGAATTAGATATTTGCCGGATTGGATTGGTGAATTCTTTCACTTGCAGACGTTGAGAGTAGACACAGGATGTTTGGAGAAACTGCCAAGTACGATTAAGTACTTGATTAACTTGAGGCATCTTTATATTGACAGTGATGCAGAGTTGCCTATGGGAATTGGGAGATTAACTTGTCTCCAAACGCTAACCCACTTTCCAGTGGGCGACAAGAATGGCTGCAAAATTGAAGAGCTCGGAagtttgattaatcttaaagGAGAGTTAGAGATTCGGAATCTGGAAAGGGTTCATGACAAGGAAGAGGCTGGGAAAGCGAATTTATTCGAAAAGTCAAAAATATTGAAGTTGTGTTTGACATGGAATTATAGAGGCAGAAGAGAAGGTGAAAGAAATGATGAGGATGTATTGGAAGGCCTTCAACCTCACTCACATCTGAGGGAGTTAAAGATCCGGGGATTCAATGGCAGTAGGTTTCCATTATGGACTCAGACGATGTCAGTTCGAGATGCTCCTCAAGGCTCTTGGGTGGTACTTAACAAGTTAATGTCGTTAGAACTCTGGGACTGCGATGAATGTGAAGAGATCCCAATGTTGGGGCACTTGCCCAATCTCAAGTCCCTTGAGTTGTATCGATTGGAGAATGTGAAGTGTATAAATTCTTCATTCTACGGAATGGTGAACAAGGGCATACGCATTGTTTTTCCAGCTCTCGAGAGGTTCTACTTGTTTTCAATGCCTAAGCTGGCAGAGTGGGCAGAAATAGAAATTTCGGATGGAAGTGAAGTGAAGCTATTTCCTCGCCTCCAACATTTGGAAATTTACAGGTGTGAGCAATTGATGAGTGTTCCAAGTCATGTCTCGTCATGCCTTGAAGAATTGAGGATTTGGGGGATCGGTGTGGAATGTCTGCCAGCTGATTGGTTATTGAGTAACAGCGAGACTCTATTGGAGTTGGAAATAAGAGAGTGCCCGAATTTGAGAGAAATATCAGATAGGTGGGGAGAAGAAGAATCAGAAGGAAGAAGCTTCACAATCACATCCCTCCCTATATTCCCTCGACTCACACATTTGTATATTGGAGACGTTCCTAAGTTGAGTTTGGAGACTGTGGATGCAATGCGGCGCCTCCAAATTCATGGAATCAAATACATTGGGCCGTGA
- the LOC130997000 gene encoding uncharacterized protein LOC130997000, with product MGSLKWELVSDCLKCCAEDSDDATSKVIYSGAILEVCMRKLVFYPELVGFIEEEKDKFPSVKVQYAFNSPPKLIMLDDDGQLKETIRVDNWKREHILQFLKEKVKPSSDT from the exons ATGGGATCTTTGAAATGGG AGCTGGTGTCTGATTGTCTGAAGTGTTGCGCTGAGGATTCAGACGATGCGACAAGCAAG GTTATATATTCTGGTGCGATTTTAGAGGTGTGCATGAGGAAATTGGTGTTTTATCCCGAGCTAGTCGGCTTTATAGAGGAAGAGAAGGATAAATTCCCATCGGTCAAAGTTCAATACGCGTTCAATTCTCCGCCCAAGTTGATCATGTTGGATGACGACGGGCAGCTTAAGGAAACCATTAG AGTTGATAACTGGAAACGAGAGCACATTCTGCAGTTCCTCAAGGAGAAAGTGAAGCCATCGTCGGATACCTAA